Part of the Bacillus sp. THAF10 genome is shown below.
GTTGTTTCAATTAAACAAAGTGATAAAAGGTGAAAGTGGATAAATGGGATGAGGCGCATAACTGTTATTTGTGCAACACTGAAGTTTGCACGATTACCGAAGACTCTTTCTTTCATTGCGAGAATCCTTGCAAAAAATTTAGGGAATTGCTGATAAAGCCAATAGAAAAACAAACTGGATAGTGTGAGGCCGATGATGGAATAGATACTTCCAAGGAGGCCTCCAAATAGCGCACCACCTGCAATACAAATGATAATAACAGGGATGAACAGAATTTGTCTCAGGATATGAAAAAGCAAAAATCCTAGAGAGGCGAGGAGCCAATGGTTTTCAATGACGATAAATAACACTTCCAATTTTTCATCCATATAGCTTGCCTCCCTTGCAGTATTTACTTCATTTTATTCTAGCTGCGATGGATTATGTTACCTTATTGGACAAACAGAAAATATCCCCATAAGCCAATATGGATAATGGTCATGCTAGGAAGACCAACACGAAACGAGAGATGCTTTGTTTTATGGCGATATGTTGTCATGCCCATCCATTCTCCTAGCGCTCCACCAAGCATGGCTATTCCCCAAAGATGAAGTTCAGGCACTCTCCAACGATGCTCTATCGCTCGTTGTTTGTCTGCCTTCATGATGATGAATCCAAGTATATTCATAAAAAGATAATAGCCGATTAGTACTTCCATCATATCCTCCAAGTGAG
Proteins encoded:
- a CDS encoding DUF1294 domain-containing protein; translated protein: MAKAYAHNAHLEDMMEVLIGYYLFMNILGFIIMKADKQRAIEHRWRVPELHLWGIAMLGGALGEWMGMTTYRHKTKHLSFRVGLPSMTIIHIGLWGYFLFVQ
- a CDS encoding TVP38/TMEM64 family protein, whose protein sequence is MDEKLEVLFIVIENHWLLASLGFLLFHILRQILFIPVIIICIAGGALFGGLLGSIYSIIGLTLSSLFFYWLYQQFPKFFARILAMKERVFGNRANFSVAQITVMRLIPFIHFHLLSLCLIETTKSFPKYAKASLICNIPLAIIYTIFGQVITEFSPKTMIVVLVVLFLTMLIMRKKVVVMKWEQFFQKEKQYKRG